The Acetivibrio saccincola genome window below encodes:
- a CDS encoding PspC domain-containing protein, which yields MGKRITRSRRNKVIEGVCGGIAEYFGIDPTIVRLGFLISIFFGGTGILAYIVAVIVIPEEDEYVPHNFYNEGESFSDGFDEEKDFSKTMGDSVEGFGSNEDRNKTFVGLGLIIFGGMLLLRHFISLKYVFPIILMIIGIVIIYRGGKKTL from the coding sequence ATGGGAAAAAGAATAACACGCTCTAGAAGAAACAAGGTTATAGAAGGTGTATGCGGAGGGATAGCTGAATATTTTGGTATTGATCCTACCATTGTAAGGCTTGGGTTTTTAATTTCGATTTTTTTCGGGGGAACCGGTATACTTGCTTATATCGTTGCAGTAATTGTTATCCCTGAAGAAGATGAATATGTTCCTCACAATTTTTATAATGAAGGTGAAAGTTTTAGTGATGGTTTTGATGAGGAAAAAGATTTTAGCAAAACCATGGGGGATAGCGTGGAAGGATTTGGTTCAAATGAAGACAGAAATAAAACATTTGTAGGACTTGGTCTTATTATTTTTGGAGGAATGCTTTTATTAAGGCATTTCATTAGTTTGAAATATGTATTTCCAATTATATTGATGATTATAGGTATAGTTATTATATATAGGGGGGGAAAAAAGACATTATGA
- the asnA gene encoding aspartate--ammonia ligase — translation MLNGGKKIIIPSGYKSSLSIRDTAKAIKIIKDFFELELAKALNLERVSAPLFVRPESGMNDNLSGVERPVSFNVKAINENIVEIVHSLAKWKRMALKRYEFSVGEGLYTDMNAIRRDEELGNLHSIYVDQWDWEVVISKEDRKIEVLKETVKKIYNALKKTEDHICSKFPVIKKTLPDEIYFITTQELEDMYPDLSPVEREDKIAKEKSAVFIMKIGGILKSGIKHGERAPDYDDWNLNGDILLWYPLLDRAMEISSMGIRVDEEALLRQLKEAGCEDRKNLLFHRELLEGRLPYTIGGGIGQSRMCMYLLKKAHIGEVQASVWPDSMIEICDKANIKLL, via the coding sequence ATGTTGAACGGCGGAAAAAAAATTATTATACCTTCAGGATATAAATCATCTTTATCCATAAGAGATACTGCAAAGGCAATTAAAATAATTAAAGATTTTTTTGAATTGGAACTTGCTAAAGCATTAAACCTTGAAAGGGTATCGGCACCACTTTTTGTAAGACCTGAGTCAGGAATGAATGACAATTTAAGTGGTGTTGAAAGACCTGTGTCTTTCAATGTAAAGGCAATAAATGAAAATATTGTAGAAATTGTACACTCCTTGGCTAAATGGAAGCGTATGGCATTGAAAAGATATGAATTTAGCGTTGGAGAGGGTTTATATACAGATATGAATGCTATAAGAAGGGATGAGGAATTGGGCAACCTTCACTCCATATATGTAGATCAGTGGGATTGGGAAGTGGTAATAAGCAAGGAAGACAGAAAAATTGAAGTGTTAAAGGAAACTGTCAAAAAGATCTATAATGCACTGAAGAAAACCGAAGACCACATATGCAGCAAATTTCCTGTTATTAAAAAAACCCTTCCGGATGAAATATATTTTATTACAACCCAGGAGCTTGAGGATATGTATCCTGATCTTTCCCCTGTTGAGAGGGAGGATAAAATAGCAAAGGAAAAAAGTGCTGTTTTTATAATGAAAATAGGGGGGATATTAAAATCAGGGATAAAGCACGGTGAAAGAGCTCCTGATTATGATGATTGGAATCTGAATGGGGATATATTATTGTGGTACCCCCTATTGGACAGAGCTATGGAAATATCTTCAATGGGGATCAGGGTGGATGAAGAAGCACTGCTAAGGCAGTTGAAGGAAGCAGGTTGTGAAGACAGGAAAAATCTTTTATTTCACAGGGAATTACTGGAAGGCAGACTTCCTTATACAATCGGTGGAGGAATAGGTCAGTCAAGGATGTGTATGTATTTGTTAAAAAAAGCACATATCGGGGAAGTACAAGCTTCTGTATGGCCTGACTCTATGATTGAAATTTGTGATAAAGCAAATATAAAGTTACTTTAA
- a CDS encoding anti-sigma factor family protein gives MNCNDVKGLMEEYIMGELDVNTFNELKKHIDGCSSCKTEYDETKKLIGGLKKLKESIKIKDDILELNKKNILKNTKEKKFNMKRFFSGIAAGMFVIMFLFTGSIVAFPTFASNYVPEGIPVIRQLKEIQNNYNEAKVEIEEIKRENDYIKQQNEEMKLENEELKRTIKEIEGENITEYQTSEGIDPADNQIIQGMVIRFVKALYRGDIETMKEMCNDEFKGKIANERTEILFSNDGSYVYLNDTNVIFTQITNVAKEGDVYYVFVRLNDGIYEDAADYQLNFELEKINGEFLISFVGKDA, from the coding sequence ATGAATTGCAATGACGTTAAAGGGCTAATGGAAGAATATATAATGGGAGAGTTGGATGTAAATACTTTCAATGAATTAAAAAAGCACATTGACGGGTGCAGCAGCTGTAAAACAGAATATGATGAGACAAAAAAATTAATAGGAGGTCTTAAAAAGTTGAAAGAATCAATTAAAATAAAAGATGACATATTAGAACTAAACAAGAAAAACATATTAAAAAATACTAAAGAGAAAAAGTTTAATATGAAGCGGTTTTTTTCAGGCATAGCTGCAGGTATGTTTGTTATTATGTTTCTTTTTACAGGTTCCATTGTGGCATTTCCCACATTTGCATCTAATTATGTACCGGAGGGAATCCCGGTAATAAGGCAGCTAAAGGAAATTCAAAATAACTATAATGAAGCTAAGGTGGAAATTGAAGAAATAAAGAGGGAAAATGATTATATAAAGCAGCAAAACGAGGAAATGAAACTGGAAAATGAAGAACTAAAAAGGACAATAAAAGAAATTGAAGGAGAGAATATAACAGAATACCAAACCAGTGAAGGAATTGATCCTGCTGACAATCAAATTATACAGGGAATGGTAATCCGTTTTGTTAAAGCCCTGTACAGGGGAGATATTGAAACAATGAAAGAGATGTGTAATGATGAATTTAAGGGGAAAATAGCTAATGAAAGGACTGAAATACTATTTAGCAATGATGGAAGCTATGTATATTTAAATGATACAAATGTTATTTTTACCCAAATCACAAATGTTGCTAAAGAAGGAGATGTATATTACGTATTTGTCAGGTTAAATGACGGAATTTATGAAGATGCAGCAGATTATCAGTTGAATTTTGAATTAGAAAAAATAAATGGAGAATTTTTAATTAGCTTTGTTGGAAAAGATGCGTAA
- a CDS encoding ABC transporter ATP-binding protein → MFKLINVVYKNILHIERLEIPKNKVTCIVGESGSGKSTLLCLLNKLISCDRGEIYYNDLLIDDIDSVELRRKVVMLPQQPVVFPGSIKKNLLIGLKFSGKPEEKDDKLIKVLEMVSLKKKLDDDAEKLSGGEKQRMALGRVILMKPEVFLLDEPSSALDDKTEEVVIERVVKHIKAENKTLVMVTHSKKIALDYSDNIVEIKGGRVIK, encoded by the coding sequence ATGTTTAAATTAATTAATGTTGTCTACAAGAATATTTTGCATATAGAACGGTTGGAAATTCCAAAAAATAAAGTTACATGTATAGTTGGGGAAAGCGGGAGTGGAAAATCCACTCTTCTGTGCCTTCTTAATAAGCTGATAAGCTGTGACAGAGGGGAAATATATTATAATGATTTGCTTATAGATGATATAGATTCTGTAGAACTTAGGCGGAAGGTGGTTATGCTTCCCCAACAGCCGGTTGTTTTTCCGGGGAGTATAAAGAAAAATTTACTTATAGGGCTTAAGTTTTCAGGAAAACCTGAAGAGAAGGATGATAAATTAATCAAAGTTTTAGAAATGGTTTCCCTAAAAAAGAAGCTTGATGACGATGCAGAAAAGCTTTCCGGCGGGGAAAAGCAGAGGATGGCCCTTGGAAGGGTAATTTTAATGAAACCGGAGGTATTTTTACTTGATGAACCATCTTCTGCATTAGATGATAAAACAGAAGAGGTGGTAATTGAAAGGGTGGTAAAGCATATAAAAGCAGAAAATAAAACCCTTGTCATGGTTACCCACTCTAAAAAGATAGCTTTAGATTATTCTGACAACATTGTAGAGATAAAAGGGGGGAGGGTCATAAAATAA
- a CDS encoding chromate transporter produces MIKEKIYESFEIFITFFKIGAFTLGGGYAMLPLIEKEAVENKKWLNREEILDMFAIMQSLPGIIAVKSSAFIGYKKAGIRGAFFAAVGVTLPSFLIILLIAQLLLSLRDNIYVQKIFAGVRAGVTALILVTAIRLAKSALKGYISILIAIASFILIVFLNVHPVFTILIGGVLGFLGYLKHK; encoded by the coding sequence ATGATAAAAGAAAAAATTTATGAAAGTTTTGAAATTTTTATTACTTTTTTTAAAATAGGTGCTTTTACACTAGGTGGTGGATATGCAATGCTTCCACTTATAGAGAAAGAAGCTGTGGAAAATAAAAAGTGGCTAAACAGGGAAGAAATCCTTGACATGTTTGCAATAATGCAGTCACTTCCAGGAATAATTGCTGTAAAATCCTCAGCATTTATCGGCTATAAAAAAGCAGGAATTAGGGGTGCTTTTTTTGCCGCAGTAGGTGTAACTCTTCCTTCATTTTTAATAATACTTTTAATTGCCCAGTTGCTGTTAAGTTTAAGGGATAATATATATGTACAAAAAATATTTGCCGGCGTCAGGGCCGGAGTTACCGCCCTTATTTTAGTAACAGCAATAAGACTTGCTAAATCAGCTTTAAAAGGATATATATCCATATTAATTGCCATAGCTTCATTTATACTTATAGTGTTTTTAAATGTCCACCCTGTTTTCACTATACTTATAGGCGGTGTTTTAGGCTTTTTAGGATACTTAAAGCATAAATAA
- a CDS encoding cellulose binding domain-containing protein produces the protein MEPPKYGDYIVTYDIKGDWGNGAIVMVTIKNNTSEPIKNWTLTWSFPDNQKINDLWQAQLEQKGNSVKVTGSSILGTGEIPAKGEVSFGFNMGYSGRNRTPDDFELNGVKCKVN, from the coding sequence GTGGAGCCTCCAAAATACGGGGATTACATTGTAACATACGATATAAAAGGCGATTGGGGAAATGGTGCAATTGTCATGGTTACTATTAAAAACAATACTTCAGAGCCTATAAAAAATTGGACACTAACTTGGAGTTTCCCTGACAACCAAAAAATTAATGATCTCTGGCAGGCACAACTTGAACAAAAGGGTAATTCAGTTAAAGTAACAGGTTCGTCAATATTAGGCACCGGTGAAATTCCTGCAAAAGGAGAAGTAAGCTTTGGATTTAACATGGGGTATTCCGGTAGAAACAGAACACCTGATGATTTTGAACTTAACGGGGTAAAATGCAAAGTAAATTAA
- a CDS encoding YtxH domain-containing protein, whose translation MLLKDLLERNKREREKAAKRKAAKNAAIGAGVGTVLGLAAGLLFAPKSGKETRQDIAENAKKAADKVSKGTKKVVENVKHSMEDVKGKILEVKSRKKAQAEAEDSSEETEE comes from the coding sequence ATGCTACTGAAAGACTTGCTAGAAAGAAATAAAAGGGAAAGAGAAAAGGCTGCAAAAAGAAAAGCTGCAAAGAATGCTGCAATTGGCGCAGGAGTAGGAACGGTACTTGGATTGGCTGCAGGATTGTTATTTGCACCTAAGTCAGGAAAAGAAACCAGGCAGGATATAGCTGAAAATGCTAAAAAAGCTGCTGATAAAGTATCTAAAGGTACGAAAAAAGTTGTTGAGAATGTTAAGCACTCCATGGAAGATGTTAAAGGAAAAATTTTAGAGGTTAAGTCCAGAAAGAAAGCCCAGGCAGAAGCTGAAGATTCCTCTGAGGAGACTGAAGAATAA
- a CDS encoding DUF948 domain-containing protein — protein sequence MYTLQDIGTFILYFFGIIAVIGAIIAVIFLVNTLVNVNKVLKRVDRIIEKNEDKISQTVDNVNEITRTVKYGVDKVESTTQAIEESVCDAIISFTEKTDSFFDFVTILKHIIKAILKVFPFNKK from the coding sequence ATGTACACACTGCAAGATATTGGGACGTTTATACTTTATTTTTTTGGTATAATTGCTGTTATTGGGGCAATAATAGCAGTTATATTTCTTGTCAATACTTTAGTTAATGTCAATAAAGTTCTCAAAAGAGTGGACAGAATTATTGAAAAAAATGAAGACAAAATTTCCCAGACTGTTGATAATGTCAATGAAATTACCAGAACTGTAAAATACGGAGTGGACAAGGTGGAATCTACCACTCAGGCTATAGAGGAATCTGTTTGTGATGCCATTATAAGTTTTACTGAAAAAACAGACAGTTTTTTTGACTTTGTTACTATTTTAAAACATATAATAAAGGCAATTTTAAAAGTTTTTCCTTTTAACAAAAAATAA
- a CDS encoding chromate transporter — protein MIYFTLFKVFFIIGLFSFGGGYAIISLIQAEMEYYGWISSTEFADIIAISQMTPGPISVNTATYVGAGAAGILGATTATLSLVLPSFIIMVTVAHYFAQFKDSKAVEWILKGIRPVTIGLIFSAVVFLAETSILNPDSQSGFSLNAIISSFDFKSTLVFLLVFLSSLKFKPHPILVVVLSALIGLVIL, from the coding sequence ATGATTTATTTTACTCTTTTTAAAGTATTTTTTATAATAGGATTATTTAGTTTTGGAGGAGGTTATGCAATAATTTCTCTTATACAGGCTGAAATGGAGTACTATGGCTGGATAAGCTCCACTGAATTTGCAGATATAATCGCCATTTCCCAGATGACTCCCGGACCTATTTCTGTCAATACCGCAACTTATGTGGGTGCCGGTGCCGCCGGCATTTTAGGTGCAACCACTGCAACGCTTAGCCTAGTCCTTCCTTCATTTATTATTATGGTTACTGTCGCCCACTATTTTGCACAGTTTAAAGACAGTAAAGCTGTAGAATGGATTTTAAAAGGAATACGTCCTGTAACAATTGGTTTAATTTTTTCAGCAGTGGTGTTTTTGGCTGAAACCTCTATACTAAATCCGGACAGTCAGTCAGGATTTAGTTTAAATGCAATTATATCTTCATTTGATTTTAAAAGCACCCTGGTTTTCCTGCTTGTCTTTTTATCAAGTTTAAAGTTTAAACCACACCCTATATTGGTTGTAGTGCTTTCTGCTTTAATCGGTCTTGTTATCCTCTAA
- a CDS encoding LiaF domain-containing protein: protein MKKNSLGVGLVFIFIGVVIIAWQLKVLDLSFINSVFGFVFRNLTEVISMILIVIGLNIIFRKYRFVKVITWVAFFAVIIALSQLYPLKSKGLFILRDEVSENGNYENGDGENRNYFEINKEEDTLYGELDINLGMVKINVDSTDDKLIKGEIRGINFKEPVINYKEGNKKAKIKIKAPDIKNLLNVENIKDGNLDLFLNKDVLWDIDLNLGMVDTEFDTSDLQVKELNLNGGAGNFKLIIGERQKEIEVEVNAGASNVEIYVPKNSGVKVKNTGVLSTMEFNGIKAVKDGKHYISENYDDAENKIKIDVKMGAGNVSINAK, encoded by the coding sequence ATGAAAAAAAACAGTTTAGGTGTGGGATTGGTTTTTATATTTATTGGTGTTGTTATAATAGCATGGCAGCTGAAAGTTTTGGATTTATCCTTTATTAATTCAGTATTTGGATTTGTGTTTAGAAATCTCACTGAAGTAATATCTATGATACTCATAGTTATAGGTTTGAATATTATTTTTAGAAAATACCGTTTTGTAAAGGTAATCACATGGGTGGCTTTTTTTGCGGTCATTATTGCCTTAAGCCAGTTATACCCGTTAAAATCTAAAGGACTTTTTATTTTAAGAGATGAAGTTAGCGAAAATGGCAATTATGAAAATGGCGATGGTGAAAACAGAAATTATTTTGAAATAAACAAGGAAGAAGATACTTTATATGGGGAGTTGGATATTAACTTAGGTATGGTTAAAATTAATGTTGATTCAACTGATGATAAGCTTATTAAAGGGGAAATCAGAGGCATAAACTTTAAAGAACCTGTGATAAATTATAAGGAAGGTAACAAAAAAGCAAAAATTAAAATTAAGGCACCTGATATTAAAAATTTACTTAACGTGGAAAATATCAAAGATGGGAATTTAGATTTATTTTTAAATAAAGATGTTTTGTGGGACATAGATTTAAACTTAGGTATGGTGGACACAGAATTTGATACATCGGATTTACAGGTAAAGGAGCTAAATTTAAATGGTGGGGCAGGAAATTTTAAATTAATTATAGGGGAGAGACAGAAAGAAATAGAAGTAGAAGTTAATGCAGGAGCCTCTAATGTTGAAATTTATGTTCCTAAAAATTCCGGGGTAAAAGTTAAAAATACAGGTGTATTGAGTACAATGGAGTTTAACGGCATTAAGGCAGTAAAAGACGGTAAACATTATATTTCAGAAAATTATGATGATGCAGAAAACAAGATAAAAATAGATGTAAAAATGGGAGCCGGGAATGTATCAATAAATGCTAAATAA
- a CDS encoding RNA polymerase sigma factor, which translates to MEEEIMVEAAKKGDKKAFEAIVKKYHNVLYYTALGIVGSGWEALDICQETFIKAFNSINSLKDKSKFRSWINRILVNKCNDYFRKNKNEVCVDFIEETGGFIEEGSEESIDLLRALSSLKENSRVVLTLRYFQDLSLKEIAAILDIPEGTVKSRLSNGLEEMRKLMKGYKNSG; encoded by the coding sequence GTGGAAGAAGAAATAATGGTTGAAGCTGCCAAAAAAGGAGACAAAAAAGCATTTGAAGCAATAGTTAAAAAATATCATAATGTGCTGTACTATACAGCCCTTGGGATAGTAGGTTCAGGATGGGAGGCTCTTGATATATGCCAGGAAACATTTATTAAAGCCTTTAACTCAATAAATTCGTTGAAAGACAAGAGTAAATTCAGATCATGGATAAACAGGATTCTTGTAAACAAATGTAATGACTATTTTAGAAAGAATAAGAATGAGGTTTGTGTAGATTTTATAGAAGAAACTGGAGGATTTATTGAAGAGGGGAGTGAGGAAAGTATTGATTTGTTGAGAGCACTGTCTTCTTTAAAGGAAAATAGCAGGGTGGTGTTGACTTTAAGGTATTTTCAGGATCTTTCCTTAAAAGAAATAGCGGCAATTTTAGATATACCTGAAGGAACGGTTAAGTCCAGATTAAGCAACGGGCTTGAGGAGATGAGAAAATTAATGAAAGGATATAAAAACAGCGGCTGA
- a CDS encoding chemotaxis protein CheW — MANNQYVVFKLDDNSLAIRIDYVIEIINYHEIFKIPNSPPYIEGLINLRDTIYTILNLREMLNMPKKDLNLSDKDWDEEKPKILLVNINSKLIGLIVDSVDKILILEDEKIVSPSEFDSQFDRSFLEGIAKMENDKLLLLLDPDALVKKVIDKQINCPV; from the coding sequence ATGGCTAATAATCAATATGTTGTATTTAAGCTGGATGATAACAGTTTAGCAATCAGAATAGACTACGTAATAGAAATAATAAATTACCATGAAATATTTAAAATTCCCAACTCCCCACCCTACATTGAAGGACTTATAAATTTAAGGGATACAATTTATACCATATTGAATTTAAGAGAAATGCTTAATATGCCTAAAAAGGACTTAAATTTGAGTGATAAAGACTGGGATGAAGAAAAACCCAAGATATTGCTTGTTAATATAAATTCCAAACTAATTGGGCTTATCGTTGATTCTGTTGACAAAATATTAATATTAGAAGATGAAAAAATTGTATCCCCCTCTGAATTTGACTCCCAATTTGACAGAAGCTTTCTTGAAGGTATAGCTAAAATGGAAAATGACAAACTCCTTCTATTATTAGACCCTGACGCACTTGTTAAAAAAGTAATTGATAAGCAAATAAACTGTCCTGTTTAA
- the asnS gene encoding asparagine--tRNA ligase, whose protein sequence is MKATSIKSLYRETKKYIDSNIVVAGWVRTIRDSKAFGFIELNDGTFFKNLQVVFEDEKIDNFKEIAKLPVGSAIIVHGKLVETPGAKQPFEIKADKIEIEGLSQPDYPLQKKRHSFEFLRTIAHLRPRTNTFSAVFRIRSLAAYAIHKFFQDRGFVYVHTPIITGSDAEGAGKMFRVTTLDLDNVPRQEDGSIDYSEDFFGRETNLTVSGQLEGETYAMAFRNIYTFGPTFRAENSNTPRHAAEFWMVEPEMAFADLNDNMEVAEDMLKYIIKYCMENAPEEMEFFNNFVDKGLFDRLNNVVNSDFVRITYTEAIDILLESKEKFEYPVKWGCDLQTEHERYLTEKVFKKPVFVTDYPKDIKAFYMKLNDDNKTVAAMDLLVPGVGEIIGGSQREDRVEVLQQRMKELNLKEEEYWWYVDLRKYGGTRHAGFGLGFERAIMYITGMTNIRDVIPFPRTVNNAEF, encoded by the coding sequence ATGAAAGCTACTAGTATAAAAAGCCTGTATAGGGAAACAAAAAAATATATAGACAGTAATATTGTTGTTGCCGGCTGGGTAAGGACAATAAGAGATTCTAAAGCCTTTGGGTTTATTGAATTAAATGACGGGACTTTTTTTAAGAACCTGCAAGTGGTTTTTGAAGATGAAAAAATAGATAATTTCAAAGAAATAGCAAAACTTCCCGTTGGTTCAGCAATAATAGTACATGGGAAGCTGGTTGAAACACCCGGGGCAAAGCAGCCATTTGAAATAAAAGCAGACAAGATAGAAATTGAAGGGCTGTCACAGCCGGATTACCCACTTCAGAAAAAAAGGCACTCATTTGAGTTTTTAAGGACAATTGCACATTTAAGACCCAGGACAAACACCTTTTCAGCTGTGTTTAGAATAAGGTCCCTTGCTGCTTATGCAATACATAAGTTTTTCCAGGACAGGGGTTTTGTATATGTGCACACACCAATAATTACGGGAAGCGATGCGGAAGGTGCCGGCAAAATGTTCAGAGTTACAACTTTAGACTTAGACAATGTACCAAGACAGGAAGACGGCAGTATAGACTATTCAGAAGATTTCTTTGGAAGAGAGACAAATTTAACAGTCAGCGGACAATTAGAAGGCGAAACATATGCTATGGCATTTAGAAATATATACACTTTCGGGCCTACTTTCAGAGCCGAAAACTCTAATACTCCAAGGCATGCCGCAGAGTTTTGGATGGTAGAACCGGAGATGGCTTTTGCAGATCTTAACGACAATATGGAAGTTGCTGAGGATATGTTAAAGTATATAATAAAATACTGCATGGAGAATGCCCCGGAAGAAATGGAGTTTTTCAATAACTTCGTAGACAAAGGACTGTTTGACAGATTAAACAATGTGGTAAACTCTGATTTTGTCAGAATAACTTATACAGAGGCAATTGATATTCTGCTGGAATCTAAAGAAAAATTTGAATATCCTGTTAAGTGGGGGTGTGACCTTCAAACAGAGCATGAAAGGTATTTGACTGAAAAAGTGTTTAAAAAACCGGTATTTGTAACTGATTATCCTAAAGATATAAAGGCATTTTATATGAAGCTGAATGATGACAACAAGACTGTAGCAGCAATGGACCTCCTTGTACCCGGTGTGGGTGAGATTATAGGGGGAAGCCAGAGGGAAGACAGGGTTGAAGTTTTACAGCAGCGTATGAAGGAGTTAAATCTTAAAGAAGAGGAATACTGGTGGTATGTAGACCTTAGAAAATACGGCGGAACAAGGCATGCAGGTTTTGGCCTTGGCTTTGAAAGGGCAATAATGTACATTACAGGTATGACAAATATCCGAGATGTAATACCTTTCCCAAGGACAGTAAATAATGCTGAGTTCTAG
- a CDS encoding ABC transporter permease, protein MEDMIELQLWQVVAAYAFVILLLLIVRLKGIPREKEILISSVRMTLQLILIGYLLTYIFENPSPVYSVIILAVMEMFSIYTILKRTKISFMSKLGRIIAFSMSLGSITCFFYFLFIVINISPWYEPRYFIPIGGMLIGNSMTGITLGVNRLVDGMTSKKHLVEGALMLGATPKMATKAIVDDAFDSAILPTINSMLGMGVVFLPGMMTGQILSGASPVDAICYQIAIMLGILGSVSLTVILFVQLGCKTFFNEQKQLY, encoded by the coding sequence ATGGAGGATATGATAGAGCTTCAATTGTGGCAGGTTGTTGCTGCTTATGCATTTGTTATTTTGTTATTACTAATTGTAAGGCTTAAAGGGATTCCCAGGGAAAAGGAAATATTGATATCTTCAGTCAGAATGACCCTTCAGCTAATATTAATTGGATATTTACTAACTTATATATTTGAAAACCCATCCCCGGTATATTCAGTGATAATACTTGCAGTTATGGAAATGTTTTCTATATATACAATTCTGAAAAGGACCAAAATTAGCTTTATGTCAAAATTAGGACGTATTATAGCTTTTTCAATGTCCCTTGGAAGTATCACCTGTTTTTTTTATTTTCTTTTTATTGTTATAAATATTTCCCCGTGGTATGAACCCCGGTATTTTATACCCATTGGGGGAATGCTTATAGGTAATTCTATGACGGGAATTACATTGGGAGTGAACAGGCTGGTTGATGGGATGACCTCCAAAAAACATTTGGTGGAAGGAGCCCTGATGCTTGGGGCAACACCTAAAATGGCAACAAAGGCCATTGTTGATGATGCCTTTGATTCTGCCATACTTCCTACCATTAACTCTATGCTTGGCATGGGAGTGGTTTTTTTGCCGGGAATGATGACAGGTCAGATACTGTCAGGAGCTTCCCCGGTGGATGCAATATGCTATCAGATAGCCATTATGCTTGGTATTTTAGGAAGTGTGTCACTAACGGTAATTTTGTTTGTCCAGTTAGGGTGCAAGACTTTCTTTAATGAGCAAAAGCAGCTTTATTAA